From Diospyros lotus cultivar Yz01 chromosome 4, ASM1463336v1, whole genome shotgun sequence, a single genomic window includes:
- the LOC127800088 gene encoding 2-methyl-6-phytyl-1,4-hydroquinone methyltransferase, chloroplastic-like yields MASSVLSGAELKLAVAISPTGSSFLGSDVHGKSFPSRVPFSYHRSSNFKSLAPKCSLSASRPASQPRFIQHKKEAFWFYRFLSIVYDHVINPGHWTEDMRDEALEPADLFDRNLRVVDVGGGTGFTTLGIVKHVDAKNVTILDQSPHQLAKAKQKEALKECTIMEGDAEDLPFPTDYADRYISAGSIEYWPDPQRGIKEAYRVLKIGGKACLIGPVYPTFWLSRFFSDVWMLFPKEEEYIEWFQKAGFKDVQLKRIGPQWYRGVRRHGLIMGCSVTGVKPLSGDSPLQLGPKAEDVSKPVNPFMFLLRFILGATAATYFVLVPIYMWLKDQIVPKDMPI; encoded by the exons ATGGCTTCTTCAGTGCTGAGCGGAGCCGAACTCAAACTTGCAGTTGCCATTTCCCCAACCGGGTCATCTTTTCTTGGCTCCGATGTCCATGGCAAGTCCTTTCCCAGTAGGGTTCCATTCTCCTACCATAGGAGTTCGAATTTCAAATCGTTGGCACCCAAATGCAGTTTATCTGCCTCGAGGCCCGCTTCTCAGCCCAGGTTCATCCAGCACAAGAAAGAGGCGTTCTGGTTCTACAGGTTTTTGTCCATAGTCTATGATCATGTGATAAACCCTGGGCATTGGACGGAAGATATGCGGGATGAGGCGCTGGAGCCGGCTGATCTTTTTGATCGGAATTTGAGGGTGGTGGATGTGGGTGGGGGCACTGGCTTCACCACTCTCGGCATAGTAAAGCATGTTGATGCTAAGAACGTGACAATTCTTGATCAGTCGCCTCATCAGCTTGCCAAGGCCAAACAGAAGGAGGCTCTGAAAGAGTGCACTATAATGGAGGGTGATGCAGAGGATCTTCCTTTTCCAACTGATTATGCTGATAGATATATCTCTGCTGGGAG TATTGAGTACTGGCCAGATCCCCAGCGTGGCATCAAGGAAGCATACAGAGTACTTAAGATTGGAGGAAAAGCCTGCTTAATTGGTCCTGTGTACCCAACCTTTTGGTTGTCTCGTTTTTTCTCTGATGTGTGGATGCTTTTTCCAAAAGAGGAAGAGTACATTGAGTGGTTTCAAAAGGCTGGTTTCAAAGATGTTCAACTGAAAAGGATTGGTCCACAATGGTATCGTGGCGTTCGCCGGCATGGCTTGATCATGGGCTGCTCTGTGACAGGTGTGAAGCCATTATCAGGGGACTCCCCACTGcag CTTGGTCCGAAGGCAGAGGATGTGAGTAAGCCTGTGAATCCATTTATGTTTCTGTTGCGGTTCATTCTTGGCGCAACGGCAGCAACCTACTTTGTGCTAGTGCCTATCTACATGTGGCTCAAGGATCAAATTGTCCCAAAGGATATGCCTATCTGA